Proteins from a single region of Pungitius pungitius chromosome 4, fPunPun2.1, whole genome shotgun sequence:
- the cebpg gene encoding CCAAT/enhancer-binding protein gamma, which translates to MSRPSQANLTTHEPSGASVIQNQASSSASCLQRVSKLLPSAGGGKAPPPSKMKKPSAEKDSDEYRQRRERNNLAVKKSRMRSKQKAMDTQQRVNELKEENERLEAKIKLLSKELSVLKDLFLEHAHNLADNVQPPAASSPAPNAASANGGQ; encoded by the coding sequence ATGAGCCGGCCGTCGCAGGCGAACCTCACAACACACGAGCCCAGCGGTGCGAGCGTCATCCAGAACCAGGCCTCCTCCTCGGCATCCTGCTTGCAGCGGGTCTCCAAGCTCCTCCCCTCAGCTGGCGGCGGCaaggccccgccccccagcAAGATGAAGAAACCTTCGGCAGAGAAGGACAGCGACGAGTACCGCCAGCGCCGCGAGCGCAACAACCTGGCGGTGAAGAAGAGCCGCATGCGCAGCAAGCAGAAGGCGATGGACACGCAGCAGCGCGTCAAcgagctgaaggaggagaacgAGCGGCTGGAGGCCAAAATCAAACTGCTGAGCAAAGAGCTGAGCGTGCTCAAAGACCTCTTCCTGGAGCACGCCCACAACCTGGCCGACAACGTGCAGCCGCCCGCCGCCTCCAGCCCCGCCCCCAACGCCGCCTCCGCCAACGGGGGGCAGTGA